The following proteins come from a genomic window of Streptococcus pneumoniae:
- a CDS encoding ABC transporter permease: MKKKPIYLWVLLILSALISVPSLFGIVSPLPSKEALRVAQKQVAGVNAQQLEDQLNYTYRVAEASHSIFNVALIVLSTILVVVAIVFLVRKNLQYANYTYVGYVLLAIIGSIYGYVGLQDAVQLVQDESMRLTVSIGSKAVSIFYIVINVLFLALVFYKMWRQQKALAEEEETEELA; the protein is encoded by the coding sequence ATGAAAAAGAAACCAATTTATCTATGGGTCTTGCTAATCTTGTCTGCCCTTATTTCAGTTCCGTCTCTGTTTGGAATTGTGAGTCCCTTGCCTAGTAAAGAAGCCCTTCGTGTTGCTCAGAAACAAGTTGCAGGGGTCAATGCTCAGCAATTAGAAGACCAGCTTAATTATACCTATAGAGTAGCAGAAGCATCTCATTCTATTTTTAATGTTGCTTTGATTGTGCTATCTACTATTTTAGTGGTCGTAGCGATTGTCTTCCTTGTTCGTAAAAATTTGCAATATGCAAACTATACTTACGTTGGCTATGTTTTGTTAGCTATTATTGGTTCGATTTATGGCTATGTTGGTTTACAAGACGCTGTGCAGTTGGTTCAAGATGAGAGCATGCGTTTGACAGTGAGTATTGGTTCAAAAGCTGTTAGCATTTTCTATATCGTCATCAATGTTCTCTTCCTAGCCCTTGTCTTCTATAAGATGTGGCGACAACAGAAAGCCTTGGCAGAAGAAGAGGAAACAGAAGAGCTTGCCTAA